In Bactrocera dorsalis isolate Fly_Bdor unplaced genomic scaffold, ASM2337382v1 BdCtg027, whole genome shotgun sequence, a genomic segment contains:
- the LOC105231282 gene encoding tonsoku-like protein, translated as MDEKKFIKRKEKARSEGNTQQLAVCCNNLGDFYNQQGKYQNAMREYLQEAELYAKLGKKLEMAKAHRMTGEMYMLLSEFGEAKEHINLYLDVVKRLRNKVEEQRAYATLGRAHLLHGQSTTESASITMDQLRQAERAFLKSLLLIKDLSGQISKQEQLDMQARCYLNIGVVKEHLEEFQESITYIEKAIKISKSHDLFELTHLCYISMSLLYFYKMHDSTLALRYCNLALEVAKRLPNRVKKICETLITKSEILIKDGDFASAKQILTKAYKKNTPDENDRNAIEKSLRVVVKICQILDELVTTSSLDYSKRKSLYEKLGDGCCQLQNYSKAIEYYQQMLSCAEKNLDPPKNLIPIYVSLYQTYKDNKEYDQALVYLWKEYELNKDIPSEAFSTLCAIAEVCEHQRQSFWTIQDIYQKAKLQVAKNTNERERAQQERVVFVRLKRLMLKHKMQMLVDELLEEAKERGVHIQNDDDGNSDTESDDNAAVVHDENTPELGDDVCLDDLTDSDMSDLDETEKPRPHRATRGVRALTIKRNNKGETQLHQACIAGNIELVRRLLDQGHVVNVRDHAGWIPLHEASNHGFRDIVELLLDRGAAVAINDKGGISCDGITPLYDACSNGFLDVVELLLERGADAAIKTDFGETCLNGLDKWRRSAMLTDGEQAHYEEIRSRLLATLSKTGICKKSAAPLTNAEVEPATDVESESGDTTLVEEELHGGGRKRTSLNRSESKKVGKESNKKSPRDKSAGMEYKTVMAQLKHPNRANTFEEDTFDGLSCEPGSSNSIKSRRSALLDENEIDDNDWLIDDLGPERKKRRFHTPNKEIASNSKENLNTDSMSSTWCADDALEPDDAFQVLLEAATAPTKQQRKKQTSKLRLSGSSNVSNCSNLSIGRGNKTKHQSSLLENGFCRFRSESPRSADDFFDLPSTTNEPDSTTASIHLLISPSKSSPIKVQATPVMPTTISFKIKVENELLLVPVERKKLNDVNIRWLAEEAARRYYNLVGLKPILRLKTADGFAYEENDSLNVALEQNMILATVLDWQISPLGQRYEEMCHQLKKDVDSAVLFALEQTQTSNIICLADFWLLPPITEPIFKAVLHQANLRVINLKNNFIQNDGCRQLAKSLPTLRQLKTLNLQGNLITSEGVDILLSIPSGLEELEELNLSQNPLGNDSLRILDRFCSSTAAKSLQQLSLSNCNLTNLYDFDLAFFQLSAIDLSYNKLTNDSLRKLLTKLNASRLKELNLSYMQEYTSTDERNAAMIAEHITSFFESGTCEKFRRIKLCGCHLSDMNLYKISENLQKACDLDLLDVSDNNKLSGAAFLTVLSKLLHLRKLCALNCVHFVDEERLEKVQQLKQIPSFLSLTLGDKCNEYEPRLRSLWQSHWGDKAKIKTFSECLLLYVNEQDLLQHW; from the exons ACGCCAAACTGgggaaaaaattggaaatggcgAAAGCGCATAGAATGACCGGAGAAATGTATATGTTGCTTAGTGAATTTGGCGAAGCCAAAGAGCACATAAACCTTTATCTCG ATGTTGTTAAAAGACTTCGTAATAAGGTGGAAGAGCAACGTGCTTACGCTACATTGGGACGGGCACACTTGTTGCATGGGCAAAGCACCACAGAAAGTGCATCGATCACTATGGATCAGTTAAGGCAAGCTGAACGTGCCTTTCTAAAGAGTTTGCTTTTAATAAAGGA TCTTTCAggacaaatttcaaaacaagAACAATTGGATATGCAGGCACGTTGCTATCTTAATATTGGTGTTGTGAAAGaacatttggaagaattccaagAGTCAATTACATATATtgaaaaagctataaaaattagtaaatcgCATGACCTATTTGAATTAACTCACTTATGTTATATTTCGATGAGTttgctatatttttataaaatgcatGACTCGACATTAGCATTACGGTACTGCAATTTGGCATTGGAGGTAGCTAAGCGATTGCCGAATAGGGTCAAAAAAATTTGCGAAACACTTATTACAAAGTCGGAGATTTTAATTAAAGATGGTGATTTTGCCAGTGCTAAACAAATATTAACCAAAGCTTATAAGAAGAACACACCTGATGAAAACGACCGAAATGCGATTGAGAAATCATTACGAGTTG tCGTAAAGATTTGTCAAATTTTAGACGAATTGGTCACAACCAGCTCTTTAGACTATTCGAAACGGAAAAGTTTGTATGAGAAACTAGGTGATGGTTGCTGTCAACTACAAAATTATTCTAAAGCTATTGAGTACTATCAGCAAATGTTAAGTTGCGCTGAAAAAAACTTGGATCCCccgaaaaatttaattccaaTCTATGTGAGTCTCTATCAGACttataaagataataaagaataTGATCAGGCACTGGTGTATCTGTGGAAGGAATATGAGCTTAATAAGGATATTCCGTCTGAGGCCTTTTCAACGCTTTGTGCAATAGCCGAAGTGTGTGAGCACCAACGACAATCGTTTTGGACAATACAAGATATCTATCAAAAAGCGAAGCTGCAAGTAGCGAAAAACACTAATGAACGCGAGCGAGCACAACAAGAACGTGTCGTGTTTGTGCGTTTGAAGCGTCTTATGTTAAAACACAAGATGCAAATGCTTGTGGATGAGTTGTTGGAAGAAGCAAAAGAGAGAg GCGTACATATACAAAATGACGACGATGGAAATAGCGACACTGAGTCGGATGACAACGCGGCGGTAGTCCATGATGAAAATACGCCTGAGCTTGGCGATGATGTGTGTCTTGATGACTTAACCGATTCAGATATGAGTGACTTAGATGAGACAGAAAAACCACGGCCTCATCGGGCAACACGAGGAGTTCGTGCCCTCACAATAAAGCGTAATAATAAAGGCGAAACGCAGTTGCATCAAGCGTGTATAGCGGGAAATATAGAGTTGGTGCGCCGACTTCTTGACCAAGGTCATGTGGTTAACGTCCGCGATCATGCCGGGTGGATTCCTTTGCATGAGGCCAGCAATCATGGCTTTCGCGATATAGTAGAGCTACTGTTAGACCGTGGAGCAGCTGTTGCTATTAATGATAAGGGCGGTATAAGTTGTGATGGAATAACACCACTTTATGATGCCTGTTCGAATGGGTTTCTCGATGTAGTGGAACTGCTCTTAGAACGTGGTGCAGATGCAGCAATTAAAACAGATTTTGGTGAAACATGTCTGAATGGTTTGGATAAATGGCGACGTTCAGCTATGTTGACCGATGGTGAGCAAGCCCATTATGAAGAGATTAGATCTAGGCTGTTGGCAACACTTTCGAAGACAGGAATTTGTAAGAAATCGGCAGCACCTTTAACAAATGCTGAAGTTGAGCCTGCAACAGATGTTGAATCGGAAAGCGGTGACACAACTTTGGTGGAGGAAGAATTGCACGGTGGTGGTAGAAAACGTACTAGTCTCAATCGTTCTGAAAGTAAAAAAGTTGGAAAG GAATCGAATAAAAAGTCTCCACGTGACAAATCCGCTGGCATGGAATACAAAACAGTAATGGCACAGTTGAAACATCCGAATCGTGCAAACACATTTGAAGAGGATACCTTTGACGGCTTAAGTTGCGAGCCGGGTTCGTCCAATTCGATAAAATCTCGACGCAGTGCATTATTGGATGAGAACGAAATAGATGATAATGATTGGTTAATTGATGATTTGGGTCCAGAACGCAAAAAACGACGTTTCCACACACCAAACAAAGAAATAGCGTCCAAttctaaagaaaatttaaacacAGACTCCATGAGTTCAACATGGTGTGCAGATGACGCTCTTGAACCTGATGACGCATTTCAAGTACTGCTAGAAGCTGCAACAGCGCCGACGAAACAGCAACGCAAAAAGCAGACGAGCAAATTGCGTTTATCCGGTTCGTCCAATGTTAGCAATTGTTCAAATTTGTCAATCGGCAGAGGTAACAAGACCAAGCATCAATCGTCATTACTGGAAAATGGCTTTTGCCGCTTTCGTAGCGAGAGCCCCAGATCGGCTGATGATTTCTTTGATCTACCGTCTACAACAAATGAACCTGACTCAACAACCGCTTCGATACACCTGCTCATATCGCCCTCAAAATCGTCGCCAATTAAAGTGCAAGCAACACCGGTCATGCCAACAacgatttcatttaaaattaaagttgaaaatgaattattattgGTGCCCGTTGagcgaaaaaaattgaatgacGTTAACATACGTTGGCTGGCGGAAGAGGCTGCAAGACGCTATTACAA CTTAGTAGGATTGAAGCCGATTTTGCGTTTAAAAACCGCCGATGGTTTTGCCTACGAAGAGAATGATTCATTGAATGTGGCGCTGGAACAAAACATGATTTTGGCAACAGTTTTGGATTGGCAGATATCGCCGCTAGGTCAACGTTACGAAGAAATGTGTCACCAGCTAAAAAAAG ATGTTGATAGCGCAGTGTTGTTTGCATTGGAGCAAACACAGACATcgaatattatttgtttagctgACTTTTGGCTCCTACCGCCCATCACCGAGCCTATATTCAAGGCAGTGCTGCATCAAGCCAACCTGCgagtaattaatttaaaaaataatttcatacaaaaCGACGGCTGCCGTCAGTTGGCCAAGTCCTTACCCACACTGAGGCAACTGAAAACGTTAAATTTACAAGGCAACCTAATAACTTCGGAAGGGGTAGACATACTACTCTCAATTCCAAGTGGGCTTGAGGAGCTCGAAGAGCTGAACTTGAGTCAAAATCCATTGGGCAACGACAGTTTAAGAATTTTGGACAGATTTTGTAGCAGCACTGCGGCTAAGTCTCTGCAGCAACTGTCACTATCGAATTGTAACTTAACGAATTTGTATGACTTTGACTTGGCTTTCTTTCAATTAAGTGCGATTGATTTGAGCTATAACAAGCTTACGAATGATTCTCTGCGTAAACTTCTAACCAAATTAAATGCATCTCGCCTAAAAGAGCTTAATCTGAGCTATATGCAGGAATACACATCTACAGACGAACGAAATGCGGCCATGATTGCTGAACATATCACATCCTTCTTTGAAAGCGGCACGTGCGAGAAGTTTCGGCGCATTAAGCTTTGCGGTTGTCATCTCAGCGATatgaatttatacaaaatatccGAGAATCTTCAAAAGGCCTGCGACTTAGATCTACTTGACGTGAGTGATAATAACAAATTAAGTGGCGCCGCTTTTCTAACTGTATTATCTAAGCTTTTACACTTGCGAAAGCTTTGCGCTCTGAATTGCGTGCACTTTGTGGATGAGGAACGCTTGGAGAAGGTGCAGCAATTGAAGCAAATTCCAAGTTTTTTATCGCTTACTTTAGGCGACAAATGCAATGAATATGAGCCGCGTCTGCGCAGTTTATGGCAATCGCATTGGGGCGataaagcgaaaataaaaacattttccgaGTGCTTGCTATTGTATGTAAATGAACAGGATTTGCTTCAGCATTGGTGA
- the LOC105231281 gene encoding probable medium-chain specific acyl-CoA dehydrogenase, mitochondrial: MAFLNKLTATPLRQLTSRSYAAVSHVIPTGPSFGITDDQKQFQDLTRKFVREEIIPVAAHYDKTGEYPWDIIKKAWSLGLMNNHIPADIGGMDIDCYTSCLIAEELAYGCTGIMTALEASGLGQTPVIIGGNQEQKKKYLGRLLEEPIVAAYAVTEPGAGSDVNGIRTKAERKGDEYILNGQKMWITNGGVANWYFVLARTNPDPKAPASKAFTGFIVDRDTPGLTPGRKEQNMGQRASDTRGITFEDVRVPKENVLIGEGAGFKIAMGTFDKTRPPVAAGAVGLAQRCLDEALKYSLERKTFGVPIAYHQAVQFMLADMAIGVETSRLAYRLSAWEVDQGRRNSYYASIAKCHAADMANKIASDAVQIFGGNGFNTEYPVEKLMRDAKIYQIYEGTSQIQRLIISRNMLEEAKQSAK, from the exons atggcTTTTTTAAACAAG ctTACGGCCACGCCTCTGCGTCAATTGACATCTCGCAGTTATGCCGCAGTTTCTCACGTCATACCTACCGGTCCCTCCTTCGGCATTACCGATGACCAAAAACAATTTCAGGACCTTACACGCAAATTTGTACGCGAAGAAATAATACCGGTGGCGGCTCATTATGATAAAACTGGCGAGTATCCATGGGATATTATCAAGAAGGCATGGTCATTGGGCTTGATGAATAATCATATTCCTGCCGATATCGGTGGCATGGATATTGATTGTTATACCAGTTGTCTAATTGCCGAAGAGTTGGCCTACGGTTGCACTGGCATCATGACAGCGTTAGAAGCGAGTGGTTTGGGT CAAACACCTGTTATAATTGGCGGTAACCAAGAGcagaagaagaaatatttagGACGCCTATTGGAGGAACCTATAGTTGCCGCTTATGCAGTTACAGAACCTGGTGCCGGTTCCGATGTTAACGGCATTAGAACGAAAGCTGAGCGCAAAGGTGATGAGTACATTTTGAATGGACAGAAAATGTGGATCACAAACGGTGGCGTGGCAAATTGGTACTTCGTGCTGGCACGCACCAATCCCGACCCCAAAGCGCCCGCCTCTAAAGCTTTCACCGGCTTCATTGTCGACCGTGACACTCCCGGCCTTACGCCTGGTCGTAAGGAACAAAATATGGGTCAACGCGCGTCTGACACACGCGGCATCACTTTCGAAGATGTACGTGTTCCCAAGGAGAATGTGCTGATCGGTGAAGGTGCCGGTTTCAAAATCGCGATGG GTACTTTCGATAAAACGCGCCCACCTGTGGCTGCTGGTGCTGTCGGCCTGGCGCAACGTTGTTTAGACGAGGCATTGAAATACTCGTTGGAACGTAAAACTTTCGGGGTACCAATCGCCTATCATCAAGCTGTACAATTCATGCTCGCCGACATGGCAATCGGTGTGGAAACATCTCGTCTGGCTTACCGCTTGTCGGCATGGGAAGTAGATCAAGGCCGTCGTAACAGCTACTACGCTTCGATAGCCAAGTGCCATGCAGCGGATATGGCGAACAAGATTGCCAGCGATGCTGTGCAGATTTTCGGCGGCAACGGATTCAACACCGAATATCCCGTCGAGAAATTGATGCGTGATGCTAAAATTTACCAAATATACGAGGGTACATCGCAAATTCAACGTCTAATCATCTCCAGAAATATGTTGGAAGAGGCCAAACAGTCAGCTAAATAA